The Chlorocebus sabaeus isolate Y175 chromosome 6, mChlSab1.0.hap1, whole genome shotgun sequence genome has a segment encoding these proteins:
- the OR7C1 gene encoding olfactory receptor 7C1 has translation METGNQTHAPEFLLLGFSAASQIQFILFGLFLSMYLVTFTGNLLIILAISSDSHLHTPMYFFLSNLSFADLCFTSTTIPKMLLNIVTQNKFITYAGCLSQIFFFISFGCLDNLLLTVMAYDRFVAISHPLHYTVIMSPRLCGLLVLGSWCISVMGSLLETLTVLRLSFCTKMEIPHFFCDLPEVLKLACSDTFINNVVIYFATGILAVIPFTGILFSYYKIVFSILRISSAGGKYKAFSTCGSHLLVVSLFYGTGLGVYLSSAAVPSSRTSLVASVMYTMVTPMLNPFIYSLRNTDMKGALGRLLSRATFYNDDIIAGLS, from the coding sequence ATGGAAACAGGAAATCAGACACATGCCCCAGAATTTCTCCTCCTGGGATTTTCAGCAGCGTCACAGATTCAGTTCATTCTCTTTGGCCTGTTCCTCTCCATGTACCTAGTCACTTTCACCGGGAACCTGCTTATCATCCTGGCCATCAGCTCAGACTCCCACCTCCACAcccccatgtacttcttcctctCCAACCTGTCCTTTGCTGACCTCTGTTTTACCTCCACAACCATCCCAAAGATGCTACTGAATATAGTGACACAGAACAAATTCATAACATATGCAGGCTGTCtcagtcagattttttttttcatttcatttggatgCCTAGACAATTTACTCTTGACCGTGATGGCCTATGACCGGTTTGTGGCCATCTCTCATCCCCTGCACTACACGGTCATCATGAGCCCCCGGCTCTGTGGACTGCTGGTTCTGGGATCCTGGTGCATCAGTGTCATGGGTTCCCTGCTTGAGACTTTGACGGTTTTGAGGCTGTCCTTCTGCACCAAAATGGAAATTCCACACTTTTTTTGTGATCTTCCTGAAGTCCTGAAGCTTGCCTGTTCTGACACCTTCATCAATAATGTAGTGATATACTTTGCAACTGGCATTCTGGCTGTGATTCCCTTTACTGGAATACTTTTCTCTTActataaaattgttttctctatACTGAGGATTTCCTCAGCTGGGGGAAAGTACAAAGCCTTTTCCACCTGTGGTTCCCACCTCTTAGTGGTCAGCTTGTTCTATGGCACCGGCCTTGGGGTCTATCTCAGTTCTGCAGCTGTGCCGTCTTCTAGGACAAGTCTGGTGGCCTCAGTGATGTACACCATGGTCACCCCCATGCTGAACCCCTTCATCTATAGTCTGAGGAATACGGACATGAAGGGGGCCCTGGGGAGACTCCTCAGTAGGGCAACATTTTATAATGATGACATCATTGCAGGACTTTCATAA